From Candidatus Pedobacter colombiensis, one genomic window encodes:
- a CDS encoding glycosyltransferase family 2 protein has translation MVNVKVSLVTISYNSVKTIQQCIDSVASQTYKNVEYIIIDGNSSDGTRDVILKNKAHIHYFKSEEDDGIYDAMNKGIIQATGDVVGLLNADDYFANNNVVSEIAASFSQNNADLLYADLDYVNQNGKVMRRWRSGNYLHRKFNWGWMPPHPTFYAKREMFEHLGLYNSGYGTAADYELMLRFMYLNKAKVFYLNKVIVNMTMGGVSNRNFINRIKAWKCDFRAMTNNHINMPFLSLVLKPLRKVGQFNRLMSRS, from the coding sequence ATGGTTAATGTAAAAGTTTCGTTAGTTACAATATCGTATAATTCGGTAAAAACAATACAACAATGCATTGATTCTGTCGCAAGCCAAACCTATAAAAACGTTGAATACATCATTATTGACGGTAATTCTAGCGACGGCACCCGGGATGTTATCCTTAAAAATAAGGCGCATATTCACTATTTTAAATCAGAGGAAGATGATGGGATTTATGATGCCATGAATAAAGGAATTATACAAGCGACAGGAGATGTGGTAGGACTGCTAAATGCAGATGACTATTTTGCTAACAATAATGTAGTAAGTGAAATAGCTGCGTCTTTTTCGCAAAATAATGCCGATCTTTTGTATGCCGATTTGGATTATGTAAACCAAAACGGCAAGGTAATGCGCAGGTGGAGATCTGGCAATTATTTGCATCGTAAATTTAATTGGGGCTGGATGCCACCACATCCAACTTTTTACGCAAAAAGAGAAATGTTTGAGCATCTGGGTTTGTATAATTCCGGGTACGGTACTGCTGCTGATTATGAACTAATGCTCCGTTTTATGTACTTAAATAAGGCTAAGGTTTTTTACTTAAATAAAGTAATAGTTAATATGACCATGGGGGGAGTAAGTAACCGGAATTTTATAAATCGAATTAAAGCCTGGAAATGTGATTTTAGAGCAATGACCAATAATCATATAAATATGCCATTCCTAAGTCTTGTGTTAAAACCGTTAAGGAAGGTAGGGCAGTTTAACAGGTTAATGAGCAGATCATGA
- a CDS encoding histidinol phosphatase — protein MISFFSTKKNISEVEWLGVDVHNHLLPGIDDGAIDIVQSISFIKALNELGFHKFICTPHIFTELYPNTTETITQALMDVKAALAKTELNVEVNAAAEYMVDETFKLTKNLLCLPGQHILIEMSYLSEMPQIEQVIFDLQLAGFKVILAHPERYFFYHKKPERYERLKDMGVLFQLNLLALSGYYGPEVKLAAGYLLKKHYYDFAGTDLHHQKHLKALQDFICSGGLYKMIGHYPFKNKALF, from the coding sequence ATGATTTCGTTTTTTAGTACAAAAAAAAATATAAGTGAAGTGGAGTGGCTAGGTGTTGATGTGCATAATCATTTATTGCCCGGTATTGATGATGGGGCTATAGATATTGTACAATCTATCAGTTTTATCAAAGCATTGAATGAGCTGGGCTTCCATAAATTTATATGCACACCACATATTTTTACAGAGTTGTATCCCAATACCACCGAAACCATTACACAGGCTTTAATGGATGTTAAAGCTGCTTTGGCTAAAACGGAATTAAATGTTGAAGTGAATGCCGCTGCAGAATATATGGTAGACGAAACATTTAAGTTAACTAAAAATTTATTGTGCTTACCCGGGCAGCATATCCTGATTGAAATGTCATACTTATCAGAAATGCCACAAATTGAACAGGTTATTTTTGATCTTCAGCTGGCTGGGTTTAAAGTGATTCTTGCGCACCCCGAACGCTATTTTTTTTACCATAAAAAGCCAGAACGGTATGAAAGGTTAAAAGATATGGGTGTTTTATTTCAATTAAATTTATTGGCATTAAGCGGGTATTATGGGCCTGAGGTGAAATTGGCAGCAGGATATCTTTTAAAAAAACATTACTACGATTTTGCAGGGACAGACTTGCATCATCAAAAGCATTTAAAAGCACTTCAGGATTTTATTTGCAGTGGAGGGTTATATAAAATGATAGGCCACTATCCTTTCAAAAATAAAGCGCTTTTTTAA
- the rhaT gene encoding L-rhamnose/proton symporter RhaT, whose protein sequence is MHILFGVIFHFIGGFASGSFYIPFKKVKSWSWETYWIIGGLFSWLIVPPLAAWLTIPGFMDIITQTDGKILLLTYFFGLLWGIGGLTYGLGVRYLGISLGSTIILGLCSVFGALIPSLYYDFNPTPGKDSLSDMAGSHWGQMVLLGLLVSVIGIIVCGLAGNMKEKDLVASGKADPSNKEYKLGIGLVVSIISGILSACFAFGIDAGKDMAHHANEAWKVLNPEQGEFLFQNNVTYVVILWGGLTTNLFWCMLLNSRNKTFGDYTDKKAPLLKNYIFCALAGTTWFLQFFFYGMGESKLGNGASGWILHMACIILVANGWGLFFKEWSGVKKKTFGTVISGIVILILSILIVGYGNSIK, encoded by the coding sequence ATGCACATTCTTTTCGGAGTTATTTTTCATTTCATCGGGGGCTTTGCCTCCGGTAGTTTTTACATCCCTTTCAAAAAAGTAAAAAGCTGGTCCTGGGAAACTTATTGGATCATTGGTGGATTGTTTTCGTGGTTAATCGTTCCGCCATTGGCTGCCTGGTTAACTATTCCTGGCTTTATGGATATCATTACCCAGACGGATGGTAAAATTTTATTGCTGACTTATTTCTTTGGTTTGTTGTGGGGGATTGGTGGGTTAACCTATGGTTTGGGGGTACGCTATCTCGGTATATCGTTAGGTAGTACCATCATTCTGGGACTTTGCTCGGTATTCGGTGCTTTGATTCCTTCTCTTTATTATGATTTTAATCCAACCCCAGGTAAAGATAGTTTATCTGATATGGCTGGTAGTCATTGGGGACAAATGGTCTTGCTTGGATTGCTGGTTAGTGTAATCGGTATCATCGTATGCGGGTTAGCCGGTAACATGAAAGAGAAAGATCTTGTAGCTTCGGGAAAGGCAGATCCTTCTAATAAAGAATATAAGCTGGGAATTGGACTCGTTGTATCTATTATATCAGGTATTTTAAGTGCCTGTTTTGCTTTTGGTATTGATGCCGGTAAAGACATGGCACATCATGCTAACGAAGCCTGGAAGGTTCTTAATCCTGAACAGGGAGAGTTTCTTTTTCAAAACAATGTAACCTATGTAGTTATTTTATGGGGGGGCTTAACTACCAATTTATTCTGGTGTATGCTGCTGAACTCCCGCAATAAAACTTTTGGTGATTATACAGATAAAAAAGCGCCTTTACTTAAAAATTATATCTTCTGTGCCCTTGCCGGTACCACCTGGTTTTTACAGTTCTTCTTTTACGGAATGGGCGAAAGTAAGCTGGGTAACGGAGCAAGTGGATGGATCTTACACATGGCCTGTATCATTCTGGTTGCTAATGGATGGGGCCTGTTCTTTAAGGAATGGAGTGGTGTAAAAAAGAAAACTTTTGGAACCGTAATCAGCGGAATTGTAATCCTTATTCTATCCATACTCATTGTGGGCTATGGAAATTCAATCAAATAA
- a CDS encoding polysaccharide biosynthesis/export family protein, with protein MSILFASFSCSNRQKQALFENKSAINTTQNNGYNPPDYLIKPEDLLQIKNLQNRNLIVNEPITKEKEGSNNNTGQTYRVEQDSTIGLPILGRVKVGGLTRRGAANQIEMLYRRELKDPIIELKIINLKVTLLGEVKNQGTYNLLKDHTSLVEVIGEAGGLTDKANSKNIKIIRGGMQTQQVIDLDLTDLRTLSDSRTMLQNNDIIYVAQNKRAIRSEKLQTMSAILQPVIALLNTALLIYTITR; from the coding sequence ATGAGCATCCTATTTGCTAGTTTTTCTTGCTCAAACAGACAAAAACAGGCGCTTTTCGAAAATAAATCAGCTATTAATACCACCCAAAATAACGGCTACAATCCTCCGGATTATCTGATAAAACCTGAGGATCTGCTACAGATAAAAAACTTACAAAACAGAAACCTAATTGTTAATGAACCCATTACAAAAGAAAAAGAGGGGTCAAATAACAACACTGGACAAACTTACCGGGTTGAACAAGATAGTACGATTGGGCTACCTATACTGGGACGTGTAAAGGTTGGGGGACTAACCCGCAGGGGGGCAGCAAATCAGATAGAAATGCTTTACCGGAGGGAACTGAAAGACCCAATCATTGAATTGAAAATTATTAACTTAAAAGTAACTTTACTAGGAGAAGTCAAAAATCAGGGCACCTACAACCTCTTAAAAGACCATACTTCTTTGGTTGAAGTTATTGGAGAGGCAGGGGGACTTACCGATAAAGCGAATAGTAAAAATATAAAAATAATCCGGGGCGGGATGCAAACCCAACAAGTAATAGACCTCGACCTTACCGACCTCCGCACACTTTCTGATTCCAGAACTATGTTGCAAAATAATGACATCATTTATGTGGCCCAAAATAAGCGGGCCATACGATCTGAAAAATTACAAACCATGTCAGCCATTTTACAGCCGGTTATTGCCTTATTAAACACAGCATTGCTCATCTATACAATTACCCGTTGA